The window TCCGGGCTCTCCGCCGCAAGGAGGACTGACGACCGGCGCAGCATCGTGATGAGCTCACGGGTGGGAGTGGGCTTGAGTTGTTTGCCCCGCCTGCGCATCTTGAAGTTCTTCGGGCGATGACCCTTCGGGGTTTTGGTCAGATCGACGAACCCGGAACCCTGAACATGCCCGCTCTCAACGAACAACAGTTTGTACGTGCCTTTCTGGGGCTGGACGATAACCTTCATGGTGCGATCAGGTCGTGGATCGTGTAGGCGAGCCCCACCGTCTCCAGTCGCTTGAGAAAATCAGTAAACTCCTCATCAACAATAAGGATTGCGCACTCACGGCCATGGAACGCCGCCTCGATGACACCCTCGCGGGAGCCAAAGAACATATCCGGCTCGATGTCTGCCTTCTTGAGAGCCACATACGACTCGAGGCCGACAGCGGCCACGACCTCGGCGTTGCGGATGACATCCCTGAGGAGATCCGTGCGGACCTTCCTGGATCCGCCGAGCTCCACTCGCGGCACTTTGCAGACATGGATGAGCCCCTCCTCATGATCGATGATGCCGTTTAACTGAGCAACGCCGAGATCCTCACCGGGCTGGGCATCCATCGTCGCGATCCCGGTGGCGCTCCGCTCCTCTTTCGCCACATAGAGCCAGCCGTCCTGCATGAAGACACCGACTCTGTCCCCCTTCCGGATCTCCTCGCGGGCGATGGCTGTCCAGACTGCCACCTGCTGAATGATGTCGCGGTTGACGTGGCGGGCGTACGATTCAAGAGCCTCGGCGTGCCGCAGGACCCACTCGATCCCGCTCTTCGTCACCTCGTATCGACCTCGGCCATGAGCGGTGACGAGCCCTTCATCCACCAGCTCCCGGATGTACTCGGAGACTGCCTGGGGTGTCACACCAAGTTTCTCGGCGATCTCCTGCTGGCGAATGGCCGGCTGGTGCTCCGCAATCTCCACCAGGATCTGGAACCGCGTCGCCTCTCGTTTACTGCGCAGGATGACGTAAAGGGGATCTTCACTGAGGCCGGTCAAGCAACACCATTCCCTGCCCTTTCACATCGAGACTGGGGATCCTCTTCGCCAGCCCCTTGATGAAGATCGGACTGACTCCATATTTTCTAGATATATCGCCGATCGAGGTAGTCCCTGCCGAGATCTCCTGCTCAACCGAATCCACGATCGCACGAAGGCTCTCGTCGTTAGAGATGGCGATGTGCAGCAGGTCTCCGATATCCCCCATGGAACACTGAAAATTTGCCCTGAATTTGCTGTATGTCGTCCGGTATTCCTTCATCGGCTTCTGGCCGGGCTTGGGCATCCGCCACTGCTCTTCGATCAGGTTTCCTTTCTTGAGAATGGAGAGGCACTCAGTCACCACCGAGGCATCAACATACGCCCCCAGTTCCTCCTCGGTCAGCCAGGCCTTGTTTAAGAGATCGTAGATCTTTTTATAGTCCGCATTATTGAATGTTATTAGAAGAGGAACCAGTTCAACCGGATCGTTAAGAATCTTAATATGTCCTGTCAATGCGATACCCTATTACTATATCGTTGTATAACTCCATAAATTTTTGCTGAAATTTCAATGCGTACATGTGGCACTATCATCATCCGGGGCATCGTCCAGGGGGTTGGATTTCGCCCCTTTGTCTACGCAAAGGCCCGAGAATACGGGATCAAGGGGACCGTCAAAAATCTCGGGAGCGAGGTGGAGATCCGCGCGTTCGGTGACCGGTTTGAGGAATTTCTGGAGGCTGTTTCACGGGGAACGCCATTATCTCACATAGATTCTATAGATGTCCGGAATCTTTGCGGTGACCCCCCCGATACGTTTACGATTCTTGAGAGCGGCTCCGGAAGTCTCTCGGGCTTCATCCCGCCAGACGTCGCCATCTGTGACGACTGTATCGCTGATATTCTCACACCGGGCGGGCGATACGAGGGTTACTGGGCCACATCCTGCGTCAACTGCGGTCCGCGATACAGCATCATCAATGCGATCCCCTACGATCGGGAACGGACATCCATGATAGAGTTCCCGATGTGCCCCCCCTGCGAGCGCGAGTATACCGATCCCTCGTGCCGGCGCCACCATGCGCAGACGATCGCCTGTGCGGCCTGCGGACCGCACCTTGCCCTTCTGCGAATTGATGGGACTCCGATAGAAGGGGAGCCCATCAAAAAAGCGGCAGAACTCCTCGATGCCGGTTCAATCGTCGCCATCCGTGGGATCGGGGGGTTCCATATCGCCTGCACCGAAGAGGCAGCTCCTGAGTTGAAACGCCGCCTGGGCCGAACGGAGCAGCCCCTCGCAGTGATGGTGACTCCAGAGGAGGTGGAGCGGATCGCGGTCGTATCCGAGGAAGAGCGAAAGATCCTCCACTCCCGGGAGCGGCCGATCGTGGTGCTTGAGAAGCGGGATCCCGCGTCACACCAGGCGATCTCGGATCTCCACACCATCGGGTGCATGCTCCCCTACACCGGGCTGCACCACCTCCTCTTTGCGAACCTCGCTCACCCGCTCCTCGTCATGACGAGCGCAAACCTTCCGGGCTATCCGATGATCACCGATCTTGCGACCGCCCTTGAACGACTCTCGGGAGAGGTCGATTACATCCTCACCCACAACCGGCAGATCGTCAACCGGTGCGACGACTCCGTTGTACGGGACGGTTACATCATCCGCCTCTCCCGCGGCTTCGCCCCGAAACGGGCGGCGATCGATCTCGGTGATGCGTGCATCCTCGGTGTCGGACCGGAACTGAACGCAAACATCTCCATCTACAAGGACGGATTCTGCATCACCTCGCCCCACGTAGGAAACGTGAGAAACCCCCAGACCCTCGCCTACCTGCAGGAGACGGCAGAGAAGATCGGAGGGCTCGTCGGCGCCCGGTATGATTGGATCGTTCACGATCTCCATCCCCAGTTCCTCTCAACGCGCTACGCGAGGGAGGTTGCGGAGGCAACCGGGGCGGACCTCCTCGCAGTCCAGCACCACCGGGCGCACATAGCGGCGGCGACCCGGGAGGAGTGCATCGGGATCGCCATCGATGGTGTGGGCTATGGCGATGACGGCACAATCTGGGGCGGCGAGGTCTTCGCCGGGCAGGTACCCAACCTCGACCGGGTCGGTCACCTCGAGGTCGTCCCGATGCCGGGCGGCGATCTTGCCACCCGGTATCCCGAACGGATGCTCTACGGCATCCTGCCGACAGACGAGGTCCGCGACCTGCTCGCATCGAGAGGGTGGAGCGAGATCGAACTTGCGGTTCTCGCACGGCAGGTCGAACGGGGCTTAAACGTCGCGAGTACTTCCAGCACCGGCCGGGTTCTTGACGCCGCAGCGGCACTCCTTGGGATCTGCCGGGAGCGGACCTACGATGGAGAGCCGGCGATGAAACTTGAGGCGAGAGCCTACGCGGGAAAACCATCGGTCTGGGAACACAACATCCTGCGCGGAAAAGACGGCTGTGAGGTCCTCTCGACCCGATCGATTCTCGCAGAGGCCTACCGGCGGTTCGGTGCCGGGGAGCGGGTCGAAGATATCGCCGCATCCATCCAGTATAATCTCGCGAGAGGCGTTGCCGCGATGGCCGTCAATGCGGCAGAAGAGCGTGGGATCCCGCGGGTTGCCCTCTCGGGCGGGGTAGCCTACAACCGGGCGATCAGAGAGACGATCCGGGCTGAGATCCTTGCCGCCGGGCTCGAGTTCGTCATGAACAGGGATTATCCCCTCGGTGACGGATGCATCAGCTTCGGGCAGGTGGTCTACGGGGGGAGTATTGAGAAGTAAGCCGAGCAGAAACTCTGGCTAAAGCGATCACTCCGGCTCCTGTCCTCGAATATCAGGGAGGAGCCGCCCATCCGATACTCTCCTTACAGCCGTAAGCGTCTCCTCTGTACAGACTGTAGCAAGGCAAAACTATTCTTGAGAAGAGCAACCATCAGGGGAGATATTCACAAAAGCGCCAGCACCCACCGGCGAAAGAAAAAGGGTTTAGCCGAAGAGGGCACCGAGACCGGCCATGCCGCTCTCTTCTTCCTCTTCCTTCTTCTCCTCTTTCTTCTCCTCTGCTTCGGCTGCGGGTGCGGCGGCTGCAGGGGCAGCGGCTGCGGCGGGCGCAGCGGCGACAGGTGCAACGGCGGCCTTGCTGATGGCCTCCTCGATGTTCACGTCCTCGAGTGCGGCGACAAGGGCCTTCACACGGGCGTCATCAACGGCGACACCGGCCGCGTTCAGGACAGCAGTCACATTCTCTTCAGTAATCTCTTTGCCTGCGTTGTGCAGGAGCAGTGCAGCGTAGATATACTCCATGTTGATTCACCTCATTCTTTTGAAATAGTGTTTAGCCGAAGAGGGCGCCGAGACCGGCCATGCCGCTCTCTTCCTCCTCTTCCTTCTTCTCCTCTTCCTTCTCCTCTTCCCCGGACTTTGCCTCGGCCGGCGCCTCTACCGCAGCAGGGGCTGCGGCAGTCGCAGCGGAGGCTGCCTGCAGGGTCGCTTCATCAAGTTCGAAGCCGTGGCTCTGTGCAGCAAGCGCAACGGCCAGCATCTCGCGCTGTGCCCGTCCGATGATCAGGTCGACGATATCTTTCTCGTAGATGCTCGCCTCGACACCCACGTTCCGGGCTTCCTGGACCGCCTTGCCAATGATCGCGCCGATGGTAATCGACGTCGGGATGACTGCGTTGACCGAGAGGTTGAATGCCTGCTGGGCAGCAAGTGCGATGTTGTTCGCGTAGGCTTCTTCATCGATAGAGAGCAGATCCGGTGTAAAGATAGTGCCCCGATAGTAGGCAGCCTGCAGGACGAGGCCGACATCCATAGGCTTGATGCCGAGCTTGAGAAGCGCATCGGCAATCTTCTTATTGATGGTCTCGCCCTTCTTCACGACAGTCTTTTCCTCGCGGATCTTGACTTTTCCGCCCTCAATGACTGCGGGAATGCCCACCTGCTGAAGCTCACCGACGATTGGACCGGGCTTGAAGCTGGTCGGACCCTTCGGGACAACAATATCCTCAGGAGCGGTCTCACCAGGCTTTGCAGCCATCTTCGTCTTGGTCTTCTCCAGCTGCTTAAAGAGCTTGAAGGGATTCTCGTTCGTGAAGATCAGGGCGCTCTGGCCTTCGGCGTAGTCGTTTAATGCCGCAACGCTGCCGCCGAGCTCGTTTAAGGCGTGCTCGATCAGCGTGTTCCGGGCCATCTTCACCGTCGCGGTCCCGCGGAGGTTCCGCCGGATCTGCTGGACCTGCGATGCCGGAATGCCGTACATGTCCACGACACCGACAAGCGCGTGCTCCTCGATGCCGCGCTTGATCGCCTCGACCTCTTCCTTCTTCCACCGGGGCAGGTGGTGCGTATAGAGTGCCATCAGATTACCCTCACTGCCGGCCCCATGGTCGTTTTCACGTAGACCGAATGAATGTTCATTGCCCCGCTCTCGAGGACAGACTCAACCCGTCGCAGGATCACATCAATATTCTCGGCGATCGCTGCCGGGTCCATGCTTGCCGATCCGACCTTCGCATGGAAGACTTTCTTGTCCTTCGTCCGGATCCTCACGGAACTTCTCAGCCGCTGGACGACGGGCCTGATATCCATTCCCTGCGGAATCGGCATCGGCATTCGTCCGCGCGGACCAAGCCTGACACCGAGGTACCGGCCGACGAGAGGCATCACTGCCGTCTCAGCAAGGAAGAACTGGTACTCCTCCGCCACTTTTCGCGCTTCCCGGGGTTCTCCCCCGAGCCGCTCAATCTCCTCAGGCCCGATGATGAGGTCCACATTCACCTCTTTTGCCTGCGTGGTGATGTCGCCCTTCCCGAGAACGGCGATCTTGACGTTGTCAAAACCGTTCGGGAGAAGAATCGTCTCATCAATACGATTCTTGGGCTGGGACATATCGATATTCCTGAGGTTGACGGTGATATCCACACTCTCCTTGAACTTCCGTTCCGGAGCCTTCTCCAGTGCCGTCTTTACGGCTTCCTGTATAGTGGTTCTGTCAACCATCCTTTGCCTCCATAGTACACGACCTCACGATCTTCTATGGTTGTCTGACATCTATTCGACGAGTACGCCGTCGTACTTTCCATCGTTGATGGCCTGGATCATCTCGCGGGGCTTCATACCCTCGACGGTGACACCAACACTCACGCACGTACCGACAACCTCTTTAACAGCGGATTTCAGGTCGTACGAGAGCATGTCATCAAGTTTCATACGGGCGATACGAACGGCGGCCTCCAGCGGCAGGTTTCCTGCCACCTGAGTACCCGGCTCTGCAGAACCCTTCGCGATACCGGCCTCTTTCATAATGAGTGCCGTTGTGGGCGGAATACCCACCTCAATCGTGAAGTTCCGTTTCTCGTCGACCGTGACAGTCACCGGCACCTGCATGCCGTTGAAGTCCGCTGTTTTCTTGTTGATCTCGTCGACGACAGCCTTCACGTTGATACCGAGAGGTCCTAGCGCCGGTCCGAGAGGTGGACCTGCTGTTGCCTTGCCGCCGGGTACCAATACCTCGACCGTTTCTGCCATACAAATTCACCAGCTTATTCCTCAGGAGGAATAGTTGCCTGGGTTATCTAAGGTCACCGTGAGAGAATTTAAATATAGTGCCGGGCGGCTCCACACCGGTTCCCCCGCCAATCAGGGAGCATGAATGCGCGAAGGCGAGAGAACTGGTTAGGCAGCACCTGCAACGCAAGGAGCCTTACCGCCATCCAAAAAGAGTGAGAATATTCTCAGCTCGTCTCTTCCGTCCGCTCTACGATGCGGACGGAGTCCCCGCGTACCGTGATCGGAATCGGGACCATACTCTCGTATAACTCGACCGTAATCTCTTCTTTCCCG of the Methanoculleus thermophilus genome contains:
- the rpl12p gene encoding 50S ribosomal protein P1 is translated as MEYIYAALLLHNAGKEITEENVTAVLNAAGVAVDDARVKALVAALEDVNIEEAISKAAVAPVAAAPAAAAAPAAAAPAAEAEEKKEEKKEEEEESGMAGLGALFG
- a CDS encoding DUF7839 domain-containing protein, translating into MTGLSEDPLYVILRSKREATRFQILVEIAEHQPAIRQQEIAEKLGVTPQAVSEYIRELVDEGLVTAHGRGRYEVTKSGIEWVLRHAEALESYARHVNRDIIQQVAVWTAIAREEIRKGDRVGVFMQDGWLYVAKEERSATGIATMDAQPGEDLGVAQLNGIIDHEEGLIHVCKVPRVELGGSRKVRTDLLRDVIRNAEVVAAVGLESYVALKKADIEPDMFFGSREGVIEAAFHGRECAILIVDEEFTDFLKRLETVGLAYTIHDLIAP
- a CDS encoding 50S ribosomal protein L1; the encoded protein is MVDRTTIQEAVKTALEKAPERKFKESVDITVNLRNIDMSQPKNRIDETILLPNGFDNVKIAVLGKGDITTQAKEVNVDLIIGPEEIERLGGEPREARKVAEEYQFFLAETAVMPLVGRYLGVRLGPRGRMPMPIPQGMDIRPVVQRLRSSVRIRTKDKKVFHAKVGSASMDPAAIAENIDVILRRVESVLESGAMNIHSVYVKTTMGPAVRVI
- a CDS encoding ArsR family transcriptional regulator, encoding MTGHIKILNDPVELVPLLITFNNADYKKIYDLLNKAWLTEEELGAYVDASVVTECLSILKKGNLIEEQWRMPKPGQKPMKEYRTTYSKFRANFQCSMGDIGDLLHIAISNDESLRAIVDSVEQEISAGTTSIGDISRKYGVSPIFIKGLAKRIPSLDVKGQGMVLLDRPQ
- a CDS encoding 50S ribosomal protein L10, with the protein product MALYTHHLPRWKKEEVEAIKRGIEEHALVGVVDMYGIPASQVQQIRRNLRGTATVKMARNTLIEHALNELGGSVAALNDYAEGQSALIFTNENPFKLFKQLEKTKTKMAAKPGETAPEDIVVPKGPTSFKPGPIVGELQQVGIPAVIEGGKVKIREEKTVVKKGETINKKIADALLKLGIKPMDVGLVLQAAYYRGTIFTPDLLSIDEEAYANNIALAAQQAFNLSVNAVIPTSITIGAIIGKAVQEARNVGVEASIYEKDIVDLIIGRAQREMLAVALAAQSHGFELDEATLQAASAATAAAPAAVEAPAEAKSGEEEKEEEKKEEEEESGMAGLGALFG
- the hypF gene encoding carbamoyltransferase HypF, which encodes MRTCGTIIIRGIVQGVGFRPFVYAKAREYGIKGTVKNLGSEVEIRAFGDRFEEFLEAVSRGTPLSHIDSIDVRNLCGDPPDTFTILESGSGSLSGFIPPDVAICDDCIADILTPGGRYEGYWATSCVNCGPRYSIINAIPYDRERTSMIEFPMCPPCEREYTDPSCRRHHAQTIACAACGPHLALLRIDGTPIEGEPIKKAAELLDAGSIVAIRGIGGFHIACTEEAAPELKRRLGRTEQPLAVMVTPEEVERIAVVSEEERKILHSRERPIVVLEKRDPASHQAISDLHTIGCMLPYTGLHHLLFANLAHPLLVMTSANLPGYPMITDLATALERLSGEVDYILTHNRQIVNRCDDSVVRDGYIIRLSRGFAPKRAAIDLGDACILGVGPELNANISIYKDGFCITSPHVGNVRNPQTLAYLQETAEKIGGLVGARYDWIVHDLHPQFLSTRYAREVAEATGADLLAVQHHRAHIAAATREECIGIAIDGVGYGDDGTIWGGEVFAGQVPNLDRVGHLEVVPMPGGDLATRYPERMLYGILPTDEVRDLLASRGWSEIELAVLARQVERGLNVASTSSTGRVLDAAAALLGICRERTYDGEPAMKLEARAYAGKPSVWEHNILRGKDGCEVLSTRSILAEAYRRFGAGERVEDIAASIQYNLARGVAAMAVNAAEERGIPRVALSGGVAYNRAIRETIRAEILAAGLEFVMNRDYPLGDGCISFGQVVYGGSIEK
- a CDS encoding 50S ribosomal protein L11; protein product: MAETVEVLVPGGKATAGPPLGPALGPLGINVKAVVDEINKKTADFNGMQVPVTVTVDEKRNFTIEVGIPPTTALIMKEAGIAKGSAEPGTQVAGNLPLEAAVRIARMKLDDMLSYDLKSAVKEVVGTCVSVGVTVEGMKPREMIQAINDGKYDGVLVE